The following coding sequences lie in one bacterium genomic window:
- a CDS encoding NADH-quinone oxidoreductase subunit J: MGLETVLFLLLALGSILSALLVVTSPSPIGSALYLIVTMFCLAGLYVLLAAPFLAAIQIIVYAGAIIVLLLFVIMLLNLRQIEERLPKGWRIAGLAVAGLTLLILFMAIVRGSAVLPDMLAVPDEFGEVKPLGALLFSKYLFAFEATSVLLLTAMIGAVALVRKSDGEGKDGR; encoded by the coding sequence ATGGGCCTCGAAACAGTACTATTTTTGTTACTCGCGCTCGGGTCAATTTTGTCGGCCCTGCTGGTCGTGACTTCTCCGTCGCCGATTGGCAGCGCGCTCTACTTGATTGTTACAATGTTTTGTCTGGCTGGCCTCTATGTCTTGCTGGCCGCCCCATTTCTCGCAGCAATTCAGATCATCGTTTATGCAGGAGCCATCATTGTGCTCCTGCTTTTTGTTATTATGTTACTGAATTTGCGTCAAATAGAAGAGAGACTCCCGAAGGGATGGCGCATAGCCGGTCTTGCTGTGGCAGGTCTGACGCTGCTGATTCTCTTTATGGCAATTGTGCGCGGCAGTGCGGTTCTTCCGGACATGCTTGCAGTTCCTGATGAATTCGGTGAGGTGAAGCCTCTTGGCGCTCTTTTGTTCAGTAAGTACTTGTTTGCTTTTGAAGCAACCTCGGTGCTGCTGCTAACAGCTATGATCGGAGCGGTGGCACTGGTAAGGAAGTCCGACGGGGAGGGCAAAGATGGCCGTTGA
- a CDS encoding lipid-A-disaccharide synthase N-terminal domain-containing protein, protein MIGQVQVDGWTLLGLAGQVLFFTRFIIQWIATERARRTVVPRSFWYFSIAGALVLLFYSFVRKDPVFIAGYLLAMIIYLRNLRFALRPGNVRTVD, encoded by the coding sequence ATGATTGGTCAAGTTCAGGTGGATGGATGGACGCTGCTCGGTTTGGCCGGTCAAGTTCTGTTTTTCACACGGTTCATCATTCAATGGATTGCCACCGAAAGAGCTCGACGGACTGTCGTTCCACGTTCCTTTTGGTACTTTTCTATTGCCGGTGCGCTTGTGCTACTCTTTTACTCTTTTGTACGCAAAGATCCGGTGTTTATTGCAGGCTATTTGCTGGCAATGATCATCTACTTACGTAACCTCCGATTTGCTCTACGGCCGGGAAACGTGAGAACCGTTGACTAA
- the rho gene encoding transcription termination factor Rho, translated as MDISTLQAMTVPDLITLGKQLEVQETSGLPKHELIFKILARQSAKDEVLTASGVLEILPDGYGFLRSAQASYLPSPDDVYVSPSQIKRFGLRTGHLITGQVRPPKEGERFFALLKVHNVNGTNPDVTKEIVHFDDLTPIYPDNKFKMELDAKDLTLRVIDIFAPVGMGQRGLIVAPPRTGKTIILQKMANAITANHPQVELLVLLIDERPEEVTDMERSVKGEVVSSTFDEKAERHVQVANMVLERAKRMVELGKDVVILLDSITRLARAHNSVMPHSGRVLSGGIDASALYEPKRFFGAARNIEEGGSLTILATALIDTGSRADEVIFEEFKGTGNLELVLDRRLAEMRVFPAIDVLRSGTRREEQLLTPMVLQKMYALRSVLDHGNSFESMKFILDKMRDTRSNAEFFELMTKS; from the coding sequence ATGGACATTTCAACCCTGCAAGCAATGACAGTACCGGACTTAATCACCTTGGGCAAACAACTTGAGGTACAGGAAACGTCCGGTTTACCAAAGCACGAGCTTATCTTCAAGATCCTCGCGCGGCAATCTGCAAAAGATGAAGTCTTGACCGCAAGTGGCGTGCTTGAGATTCTTCCGGATGGCTACGGATTTTTGCGAAGCGCTCAGGCATCGTATCTACCAAGCCCTGATGACGTCTATGTCTCTCCATCACAGATCAAGCGTTTCGGCCTCAGAACCGGGCATTTGATCACCGGACAGGTAAGGCCGCCGAAAGAGGGTGAGCGATTCTTCGCGCTGCTCAAGGTGCATAATGTAAACGGAACGAACCCTGATGTCACCAAGGAGATCGTTCACTTCGATGACTTGACTCCAATTTATCCTGACAACAAGTTCAAGATGGAACTTGATGCCAAGGATTTGACTTTGCGTGTGATCGATATTTTTGCCCCGGTAGGAATGGGGCAACGCGGTCTGATCGTTGCACCACCCAGGACGGGAAAGACGATCATCCTGCAAAAAATGGCAAATGCAATCACGGCAAATCATCCGCAGGTTGAGTTGCTCGTCCTGCTTATCGACGAACGACCGGAAGAAGTTACGGACATGGAGCGTTCCGTTAAAGGAGAAGTGGTATCGTCAACATTTGATGAGAAGGCAGAGCGTCATGTTCAGGTCGCCAACATGGTTCTGGAACGCGCAAAGCGCATGGTGGAGTTGGGAAAGGATGTCGTAATTCTATTGGACTCCATTACGCGCTTGGCTCGGGCACACAATTCAGTAATGCCCCACTCTGGACGCGTGCTCTCCGGAGGTATTGACGCGAGCGCACTCTATGAGCCAAAGCGGTTCTTTGGTGCCGCACGTAACATTGAGGAGGGCGGAAGCTTGACAATACTTGCCACAGCACTCATTGATACGGGGTCTCGTGCCGACGAAGTGATTTTCGAAGAATTCAAGGGCACGGGCAACTTGGAATTAGTGCTCGACCGTCGCCTCGCGGAGATGCGCGTCTTCCCCGCAATAGACGTTTTGCGCTCAGGTACACGCCGCGAGGAGCAGTTGTTGACCCCGATGGTGCTTCAGAAGATGTACGCATTGAGAAGTGTGCTTGATCACGGGAATTCATTCGAATCGATGAAGTTCATTTTGGACAAAATGCGCGACACGCGCTCGAATGCGGAGTTTTTTGAGCTTATGACGAAGTCCTAA
- the nrdR gene encoding transcriptional regulator NrdR has translation MRCPFCSTDDDRVIDSRPAKEGRAIRRRRECLKCGHRFTTYESVEDRVVQVIKSDGAREPFDREKVYRGLSIACTKRPVTANSIETMTAAIEARVLADMSREVTSSQIGQWILEELSRVDEVAYVRFASVYKRYKSVSEFLSELDRMKAVIK, from the coding sequence TTGCGCTGCCCGTTTTGCAGCACTGACGACGACCGCGTGATTGATTCGCGACCTGCAAAGGAGGGTCGTGCCATTCGCCGACGCCGCGAGTGTTTGAAATGCGGTCACAGATTCACGACATACGAGTCCGTCGAAGACCGTGTTGTGCAAGTTATCAAGTCTGACGGAGCTCGCGAGCCATTTGATCGAGAAAAGGTCTACCGCGGACTTTCAATTGCCTGCACGAAACGTCCCGTAACGGCGAACTCAATTGAGACGATGACAGCAGCAATTGAAGCGCGTGTGCTCGCGGACATGAGCCGCGAAGTGACTTCCTCTCAAATTGGCCAGTGGATACTCGAGGAACTTTCCAGGGTAGACGAAGTTGCTTATGTGAGATTTGCTTCAGTGTACAAGCGTTATAAGTCTGTTTCAGAGTTCTTAAGCGAATTGGATCGAATGAAAGCTGTCATAAAGTAG
- a CDS encoding N-acetylmuramoyl-L-alanine amidase, producing the protein MRKNPMPVLMIAYLFSLLIVNGAVSVAAPNILLTDLTGTPVSRLPYLNRGDTRLIPLAMLAKSAGFEITNHRGKERINSAGCETVLEVRNSFAEVNGAFVQLIAPAESWDGSLWIPLPNLDELFPTTIELSETGEVIRLLGIADSASGVIIPIEVGPLSGTQRSWQFGKVILDAGHGGKDPGGKGLQGYTEKDIVLDIARRTELALTGMGVPVVLTRRADEFLTLGQRTRMANAESGDLFISIHCNSYKDPTIGGAECYILKPARTERAIEVAAKENQVIELERGVERYEELPEENHILLSMATSQYLRDSERWSEVLLEELSVKTKLRSRGVDQAGFYVLMGASMPAILLECGYLSNPEDMLVLGTERGRQLIAEAIAASVLRMKTEMESASR; encoded by the coding sequence ATGCGTAAGAATCCTATGCCTGTCTTGATGATCGCATATCTGTTCTCTTTGCTCATAGTGAACGGAGCGGTAAGTGTCGCTGCTCCGAATATATTGCTAACAGATTTGACGGGAACGCCGGTTTCGCGTCTGCCGTATCTCAACAGAGGAGATACGCGACTCATTCCTCTTGCAATGCTGGCGAAATCAGCAGGCTTCGAGATAACTAATCATCGTGGCAAAGAGCGGATTAACTCAGCTGGGTGCGAAACCGTTTTGGAAGTCAGGAATAGCTTTGCGGAAGTGAATGGTGCGTTTGTTCAGTTAATAGCACCTGCGGAATCGTGGGATGGATCACTTTGGATTCCACTTCCAAATCTGGACGAACTGTTTCCGACAACAATTGAATTGAGCGAGACGGGAGAAGTTATTCGACTGCTCGGCATTGCCGATTCTGCGAGCGGCGTGATCATACCGATCGAGGTTGGACCCCTGTCAGGCACTCAACGTTCATGGCAGTTCGGGAAGGTAATCTTGGACGCGGGCCATGGTGGGAAGGATCCGGGCGGCAAGGGGCTGCAGGGCTATACGGAGAAGGACATCGTTCTTGATATCGCGCGTCGCACAGAGCTCGCTTTGACCGGGATGGGCGTTCCCGTTGTTTTGACACGCCGTGCAGACGAGTTCTTGACACTCGGGCAGAGAACGAGAATGGCTAATGCTGAATCTGGAGATTTATTCATATCCATTCACTGCAATAGCTACAAGGATCCGACAATTGGAGGGGCGGAGTGCTACATCTTGAAGCCCGCAAGAACCGAACGCGCGATTGAGGTTGCAGCTAAAGAAAATCAAGTCATTGAATTGGAACGAGGCGTAGAACGCTACGAAGAATTACCTGAAGAGAATCACATTCTTTTGAGCATGGCGACAAGCCAGTACCTGCGTGACAGTGAACGCTGGTCTGAGGTTCTTTTGGAAGAGTTGTCTGTGAAAACGAAGTTGCGAAGTCGGGGTGTTGATCAGGCTGGATTCTATGTCTTAATGGGCGCTTCGATGCCGGCGATTCTGCTGGAGTGCGGGTATTTGTCTAATCCGGAAGATATGCTCGTGCTTGGGACGGAGCGCGGACGTCAGTTGATTGCAGAGGCGATTGCCGCCTCGGTATTGAGAATGAAGACAGAAATGGAATCAGCGTCGAGGTGA
- the lpxK gene encoding tetraacyldisaccharide 4'-kinase, producing the protein MILRLPEYFYGVGARLFHRYWDRQGGWKAPVPVLSVGNITVGGTGKTPFVIALARLLSLQFPDLADQDRIAVLSRGYGRKSRELVVVTEFSDWREAGDEPLLIKRSCPGLLVISCAKRVESARFAVKKYGTKLIILDDGFQHRALARDIDMVVLDALNPLGNGRLLPAGPLREPVSALARASAFVVNGEGSTAEQLADRFGKTIIHVASVPLSEAWSSSVTQPAFLLTGIARPERVRQSLEDAGIRLVGHRAYRDHHAFSARELRSVQIDAQKRGASSILMTGKDKVRMSPIQGGLPVIEIPHELKITLAQELIADVLRLRTAQAASSSGSIS; encoded by the coding sequence ATGATTCTCAGGTTACCTGAATACTTCTATGGAGTCGGTGCAAGATTATTTCACCGCTACTGGGATAGACAGGGTGGGTGGAAGGCCCCGGTACCAGTTCTTTCCGTTGGCAATATTACAGTGGGAGGTACAGGGAAGACTCCCTTCGTGATAGCTCTGGCGAGACTTCTTTCCCTGCAGTTCCCAGACCTTGCGGATCAAGATCGAATCGCAGTACTCTCGCGTGGATATGGCCGGAAGTCCAGAGAACTCGTGGTAGTGACAGAGTTCTCAGACTGGCGGGAAGCAGGAGACGAACCACTTCTCATCAAGCGTAGTTGCCCAGGTTTGCTTGTGATTTCTTGCGCCAAGCGAGTCGAAAGCGCTCGCTTCGCGGTCAAGAAGTATGGTACCAAGCTGATTATCCTGGACGACGGCTTCCAGCATCGTGCTTTGGCCAGGGATATTGACATGGTAGTTTTGGACGCATTGAATCCTCTGGGAAATGGTAGATTGTTGCCCGCGGGTCCTTTAAGAGAGCCGGTTTCTGCCTTGGCACGTGCCTCTGCGTTTGTAGTAAATGGTGAAGGAAGCACGGCAGAGCAGCTGGCGGATCGATTCGGGAAAACCATTATTCACGTTGCGTCTGTTCCGCTGTCCGAAGCCTGGAGTTCCTCCGTAACTCAGCCAGCGTTTCTCCTTACCGGAATTGCAAGGCCAGAGAGAGTGCGTCAGTCGCTGGAAGATGCTGGCATCCGCTTGGTGGGACATCGCGCGTATCGTGATCACCACGCGTTTTCGGCGCGGGAGTTAAGGAGCGTCCAGATTGATGCACAGAAGCGTGGTGCAAGTTCGATTCTTATGACAGGTAAAGACAAAGTTCGCATGTCACCGATTCAAGGCGGTTTACCTGTCATAGAAATCCCACATGAATTGAAGATCACTCTGGCGCAAGAGTTGATTGCCGATGTCTTGCGTTTAAGAACCGCGCAAGCGGCCTCCAGCAGCGGTTCAATCTCTTAG
- the nuoK gene encoding NADH-quinone oxidoreductase subunit NuoK has product MAVELAHYLLLSAVLFGIGVMGVLTRKNLIIILMCVELMLNAVNLSFVALARHALNQEAQVIVFFVLCVAAAEVAVGLAILISVWRKRGTMNIDALSALRG; this is encoded by the coding sequence ATGGCCGTTGAATTGGCCCACTATCTTCTGCTCTCAGCTGTTCTCTTTGGTATCGGGGTGATGGGCGTCCTGACACGGAAGAATCTTATCATCATCTTAATGTGTGTAGAATTGATGCTGAATGCGGTTAACCTGAGTTTTGTCGCTTTGGCGCGCCACGCCTTGAATCAAGAAGCTCAGGTAATTGTGTTCTTTGTGCTATGTGTCGCGGCCGCAGAAGTTGCGGTGGGGCTTGCCATATTGATTTCCGTGTGGAGGAAACGCGGAACTATGAATATCGACGCGCTGAGTGCGCTGCGAGGATAA
- a CDS encoding serine hydroxymethyltransferase encodes MHSHLKNFLQESDPAVASIIERERSRQNTGLELIASENFVSPAVMEAMGNVMTNKYAEGLPGKRYYGGCKYVDEVETLAIDRAKDLFGAKWANVQPHSGAQANMAVYYTFLKPGDKILGMDLAHGGHLTHGSPVNFSGRMFEVVSYGVTRDSNLVDMDDVARKAREHKPKLIMTGSSAYPRKWELAKFREIADEIDAYLICDMSHFSGLVAGKVHPDVVPFCHAVTSTTHKTLRGPRGGIILSSQEGGELLLGGMPKPKSFWDALDSWVFPGVQGGPLMHVIAAKAVAFGEALTPAFREYAKRVVENAKVLADEFMARGYKVVSGGTDTHLILLDLSPMGKTGKAAERALEAADITVNKNMVPFDPQKPLVTSGVRIGSPAVTSRGMGPDEMKRIARLIDRVIQNLDSDDVISEVRTDVQDLASGFPLYSSPLQYRT; translated from the coding sequence ATGCACTCACATTTGAAGAACTTCTTGCAAGAGAGCGACCCCGCAGTCGCGTCCATTATAGAGCGCGAGCGTAGTCGCCAGAATACTGGTCTTGAGCTCATCGCTTCCGAGAACTTTGTCTCGCCGGCTGTTATGGAAGCAATGGGCAATGTTATGACCAACAAGTACGCGGAAGGTTTACCCGGCAAGCGGTATTATGGCGGTTGTAAGTATGTTGACGAAGTAGAGACGTTAGCTATTGATCGCGCGAAAGATCTATTCGGTGCGAAATGGGCGAACGTTCAGCCGCATTCTGGTGCGCAGGCGAATATGGCGGTCTACTACACATTCTTGAAACCAGGCGACAAGATTCTCGGAATGGATTTGGCGCATGGCGGCCACCTGACCCATGGTTCGCCTGTTAACTTCTCGGGGAGAATGTTCGAAGTGGTGAGTTACGGTGTGACCCGTGACTCGAATCTTGTAGACATGGATGATGTAGCACGCAAAGCACGTGAGCACAAGCCGAAACTGATTATGACCGGATCGTCGGCCTATCCCCGCAAATGGGAGCTTGCCAAGTTTCGCGAAATCGCCGATGAAATAGATGCTTATTTGATTTGCGACATGTCGCACTTTTCCGGACTCGTCGCGGGCAAAGTTCATCCCGACGTCGTTCCGTTCTGTCATGCTGTTACTTCGACAACTCATAAGACGTTGCGCGGCCCGCGCGGCGGAATCATTCTGTCATCGCAGGAAGGCGGTGAGCTACTCCTGGGCGGGATGCCGAAGCCAAAGAGCTTCTGGGACGCACTTGATTCGTGGGTTTTTCCCGGGGTACAAGGCGGCCCGCTCATGCATGTGATCGCGGCGAAGGCTGTTGCTTTTGGTGAGGCATTGACCCCGGCTTTTCGAGAATACGCAAAACGCGTAGTCGAGAATGCCAAAGTTCTCGCTGACGAGTTTATGGCACGTGGCTACAAAGTTGTGTCTGGTGGCACCGACACACATCTTATATTGCTCGACCTCTCGCCGATGGGCAAAACTGGAAAGGCTGCAGAAAGGGCACTTGAAGCTGCGGACATTACGGTCAATAAGAACATGGTTCCGTTCGATCCGCAGAAACCACTTGTAACTTCCGGAGTGCGAATTGGTTCGCCGGCCGTAACTTCAAGAGGGATGGGACCCGATGAGATGAAACGGATCGCCCGCCTTATTGATCGTGTGATCCAGAATCTTGATTCTGACGATGTAATATCTGAAGTTCGAACGGATGTTCAGGATCTTGCCTCAGGTTTTCCGCTTTACTCCTCGCCTCTACAGTACAGGACTTAG
- the murI gene encoding glutamate racemase, which yields MESQSVTGHSRPIAVFDSGLGGLTVLAALCQALPHENFVFLADRARVPYASLSPALISRYACECAAFLADFDPKAVVIACNTVSAVALKDVESIFSAPVINVLHPTASAAAKLTTNRRIGVLATTATVKRNTYATVLKELVPNVEITSQGCPLLVPLVEEGWTQGDIPRLIVEHYLDRLKAALVDTVVLGCTHYEFFREHIQHAMGRHVNLVNTPSVTAEELKLLLPEPQKQQGSVTIYSSDVTDALFKVVESLFLNSTDLTIETVSVEDLSKRKVLA from the coding sequence ATGGAGTCGCAAAGTGTGACTGGTCATAGCAGACCCATTGCAGTTTTTGACTCGGGACTTGGCGGTCTGACAGTACTGGCCGCGCTGTGTCAAGCTCTGCCTCATGAGAACTTTGTTTTTCTTGCCGACCGAGCGCGCGTTCCTTATGCGTCTCTTAGTCCGGCGTTGATAAGCCGATATGCCTGTGAATGCGCGGCGTTTCTGGCTGACTTTGATCCAAAAGCCGTCGTCATCGCCTGTAACACAGTCTCTGCTGTTGCGCTTAAAGATGTCGAAAGTATATTCTCCGCGCCAGTAATCAACGTACTCCACCCAACGGCCAGCGCGGCGGCGAAACTTACGACAAACAGGCGAATCGGTGTGCTCGCGACGACTGCGACCGTGAAGCGGAATACGTATGCAACGGTGCTTAAAGAGTTGGTCCCAAACGTTGAAATCACTTCGCAGGGGTGTCCCTTGCTTGTGCCTTTGGTTGAAGAAGGGTGGACTCAAGGTGACATTCCTCGGCTTATCGTCGAGCACTACTTGGACCGCTTGAAAGCCGCACTTGTGGATACCGTTGTGCTGGGCTGTACCCACTACGAGTTCTTTCGCGAGCACATCCAGCATGCAATGGGCAGGCATGTCAATTTGGTTAACACTCCGTCAGTCACCGCTGAAGAACTTAAGCTGCTGTTGCCTGAACCACAAAAGCAACAAGGTAGCGTCACGATTTACAGCAGCGATGTCACCGATGCACTTTTCAAAGTCGTGGAATCACTTTTCTTGAATTCAACAGATCTCACCATTGAGACTGTCTCCGTTGAAGATCTAAGCAAACGTAAGGTATTAGCGTAG